One stretch of Girardinichthys multiradiatus isolate DD_20200921_A chromosome 2, DD_fGirMul_XY1, whole genome shotgun sequence DNA includes these proteins:
- the usb1 gene encoding U6 snRNA phosphodiesterase 1 isoform X2, with the protein MIGSNHRVCKRLPLPGCLLSMFPDDDDDAQTGDSSLHGGRIRSFKHERGNWATYVYVLYPPEKEFEELLEELLSALGAHGLILTRQEEFHLSLSQTVVLRHHWIQPFTQSLQAGLSNCRRFVCSAATLKVYCNAERTRTFLGMEVSTGHAQLLDLVRAVDKTMTEFRLDTFYKDPSFHVSLAWCVGDQMEKMKEILHELQSLVDNHEEGTFLLRLPCADVCCRTGNKTFRFPLKP; encoded by the exons ATGATTGGATCCAACCACCGGGTCTGCAAGAG ACTGCCTCTGCCCGGTTGCCTCCTCAGTATGTTTCCTGATGACGATGATGACGCCCAGACTGGTGACAGCTCCCTCCATGGTGGACGCATCCGCTCCTTCAAGCACGAGAGAGGAAACTGGGCCACTTACGTTTATGTGCTGT ACCCTCCCGAGAAGGAGTTTGAGGAGCTTCTGGAGGAGTTGCTGTCAGCCTTGGGGGCTCATGGTCTGATTCTGACCCGGCAGGAGGAGTTCCACCTCAGTCTGTCTCAAACGGTGGTGCTTAGACACCATTGGATCCAGCCGTTTACACAAAGCCTCCAGGCAGGCCTTTCTAACTGCAGAAG GTTTGTGTGTTCAGCAGCAACACTGAAGGTCTACTGTAATGCTGAGAGAACGAG GACCTTCTTGGGGATGGAGGTGTCCACCGGGCATGCTCAGTTGTTGGATCTGGTCCGAGCTGTCGACAAAACAATGACTGAATTTCGATTGGACACTTTCTATAAG GATCCATCTTTCCACGTGAGTCTGGCCTGGTGTGTGGGAGACCAGATGGAGAAGATGAAGGAGATCCTACATGAGCTTCAG AGTCTGGTCGATAATCATGAAGAAGGCACATTTCTGTTGAGGTTGCCCTGTGCAGACGTTTGCTGCAGGACAGGAAACAAGACTTTTCGTTTCCCCCTGAAGCCGTAA
- the usb1 gene encoding U6 snRNA phosphodiesterase 1 isoform X1: MLVGYSSSSEEDGELGGVSTTRASRRSVVEDEGNQDLPAKKKARTEGLDPKARLPLPGCLLSMFPDDDDDAQTGDSSLHGGRIRSFKHERGNWATYVYVLYPPEKEFEELLEELLSALGAHGLILTRQEEFHLSLSQTVVLRHHWIQPFTQSLQAGLSNCRRFVCSAATLKVYCNAERTRTFLGMEVSTGHAQLLDLVRAVDKTMTEFRLDTFYKDPSFHVSLAWCVGDQMEKMKEILHELQSLVDNHEEGTFLLRLPCADVCCRTGNKTFRFPLKP; encoded by the exons ATGTTGGTCGGTTATAGCAGCAGCTCGGAGGAGGACGGTGAGCTCGGAGGTGTATCGACGACCCGGGCTAGCCGAAGGTCGGTGGTGGAAGATGAGGGTAACCAAGACCTTCCAGCGAAAAAGAAAGCCAGAACCGAGGGGCTGGATCCTAAAGCGAG ACTGCCTCTGCCCGGTTGCCTCCTCAGTATGTTTCCTGATGACGATGATGACGCCCAGACTGGTGACAGCTCCCTCCATGGTGGACGCATCCGCTCCTTCAAGCACGAGAGAGGAAACTGGGCCACTTACGTTTATGTGCTGT ACCCTCCCGAGAAGGAGTTTGAGGAGCTTCTGGAGGAGTTGCTGTCAGCCTTGGGGGCTCATGGTCTGATTCTGACCCGGCAGGAGGAGTTCCACCTCAGTCTGTCTCAAACGGTGGTGCTTAGACACCATTGGATCCAGCCGTTTACACAAAGCCTCCAGGCAGGCCTTTCTAACTGCAGAAG GTTTGTGTGTTCAGCAGCAACACTGAAGGTCTACTGTAATGCTGAGAGAACGAG GACCTTCTTGGGGATGGAGGTGTCCACCGGGCATGCTCAGTTGTTGGATCTGGTCCGAGCTGTCGACAAAACAATGACTGAATTTCGATTGGACACTTTCTATAAG GATCCATCTTTCCACGTGAGTCTGGCCTGGTGTGTGGGAGACCAGATGGAGAAGATGAAGGAGATCCTACATGAGCTTCAG AGTCTGGTCGATAATCATGAAGAAGGCACATTTCTGTTGAGGTTGCCCTGTGCAGACGTTTGCTGCAGGACAGGAAACAAGACTTTTCGTTTCCCCCTGAAGCCGTAA
- the znf319b gene encoding zinc finger protein 319, with product MDWAAPAAKLNPYSRARMTEAWQQHAVATPPVVHTIPAGAENALSCAVYGIVLQPDASSLQQQQHGGGQQHAGAQQHTGGQQQQEHPPQAQQSSLQVVTESVHKCGTCGHDISHLANPLEHQCMVSQDRSFQCTQCLKIFHQATDLLEHQCVQVEQKPFVCGVCKMGFSLLTSLAQHHTSHNSSNPMKCSICEKTYRPGSSGNTTPTSSSSSQPSSSDGASASSSSSILPFPSARDRPYKCSVCQKGFKHLSELTRHERVHTGEKPFKCDTCDKAFSQSSHLQHHQRTHSSERPFKCAVCEKSFKHRSHLVRHMYVHSGEHLFKCNLCELHFKESSELLHHPCHPQGSRPFRCATCGKGFKRPSDLRQHERTHSEERPFHCDECQMSFKQQYALVRHRRTHKDPSDRPFKCSLCDKGFMQPSHLLYHQHVHGMDNLFKCASCQKEFSQSGELLRHKCGESSNSSPDKPYKCDVCGKGYKKSSTLQRHQNSHCQEKPLKCSLCDRRFLSSSEFVQHRCDPSREKPLKCSDCEKRFKYSSDLNRHRRVHTGEKPFKCDHCSKGFKQREHLTKHQSTHSREGQFKCVWCGERFSDLGSLQDHTVQHTSDGGGYNVPQCM from the exons ATGGA CTGGGCTGCTCCAGCTGCCAAACTGAATCCGTACTCCCGAGCCCGCATGACGGAGGCCTGGCAGCAGCATGCGGTCGCTACACCTCCAGTTGTCCATACGATCCCAGCAGGAGCTGAGAATGCTTTGAGCTGTGCGGTGTATGGGATCGTGTTGCAGCCGGACGCCTCATCattgcagcagcaacagcacgGAGGTGGACAGCAGCATGCTGGAGCTCAGCAACATACAGGcggacagcagcagcaggagcatCCTCCTCAAGCCCAACAAAGCTCTCTACAGGTGGTAACAGAGTCAGTACACAAGTGTGGGACATGTGGACACGACATCTCTCACCTGGCGAACCCGCTTGAGCACCAGTGCATGGTGAGTCAGGACAGATCATTCCAGTGCACTCAGTGTCTTAAGATCTTCCATCAGGCCACAGACTTACTGGAGCACCAGTGCGTTCAGGTGGAGCAGAAGCCGTTTGTGTGTGGAGTATGTAAGATGGGCTTCTCCCTCCTTACCTCTTTGGCTCAGCACCACACTTCGCACAACAGCAGCAACCCTATGAAATGCTCCATATGTGAGAAAACGTATCGACCCGGTTCCTCCGGGAACACGACACCCACCTCCTCAAGCAGCTCCCAGCCTTCCAGCAGCGACGGGGCATCGGCGAgcagcagctcgtccatcttacCTTTCCCTTCAGCTCGAGACCGGCCGTACAAGTGTTCCGTCTGCCAGAAGGGCTTCAAGCACCTCTCAGAACTCACGCGGCACGAGAGGGTGCACACAGGGGAGAAACCCTTCAAATGCGACACATGTGACAAAGCTTTTAGCCAGTCGTCACATCTGCAGCACCACCAGCGGACACACAGCAGCGAGAGGCCGTTCAAGTGTGCCGTGTGTGAAAAGAGCTTCAAGCACCGCTCACACCTCGTCCGCCACATGTACGTGCACTCCGGGGAGCATTTGTTCAAGTGCAACTTGTGCGAGCTGCACTTCAAGGAGTCATCAGAACTGCTTCACCACCCCTGCCACCCGCAGGGCTCCCGGCCGTTTCGCTGCGCAACGTGCGGTAAAGGTTTCAAACGGCCGTCCGACCTGCGCCAGCACGAACGCACCCACTCCGAGGAGCGTCCGTTCCACTGCGATGAGTGCCAGATGAGCTTCAAGCAGCAGTATGCGCTCGTGCGCCACAGACGTACGCACAAAGACCCCTCAGACCGGCCTTTCAAATGCAGTTTGTGCGACAAAGGCTTCATGCAGCCCTCCCACCTTCTCTACCACCAGCATGTCCACGGCATGGACAACCTGTTCAAATGCGCCTCCTGCCAGAAAGAGTTCAGCCAGTCAGGGGAGCTGCTCAGACACAAGTGCGGGGAGTCGTCCAACTCCTCACCTGACAAGCCGTACAAATGTGACGTCTGTGGGAAGGGATACAAAAAGAGCTCCACCTTACAACGCCACCAGAACTCTCACTGCCAGGAGAAACCCCTAAAGTGCTCGCTGTGCGACCGGCGCTTCCTGTCCTCCTCTGAGTTCGTCCAGCACCGCTGCGACCCATCGAGGGAGAAGCCACTCAAGTGCTCTGACTGCGAGAAGCGCTTCAAGTACTCATCAGACCTGAACCGCCACCGGCGCGTGCACACAGGCGAGAAGCCCTTCAAATGTGACCACTGCAGCAAGGGTTTTAAACAGCGTGAGCACCTGACCAAACACCAGAGCACACACTCCAGGGAGGGCCAGTTCAAGTGTGTCTGGTGTGGAGAGCGCTTCAGTGACTTGGGCTCTTTGCAGGATCATACTGTGCAGCACACATCCGATGGTGGTGGCTATAATGTGCCGCAGTGCATGTGA